From one Luteolibacter sp. SL250 genomic stretch:
- the menB gene encoding 1,4-dihydroxy-2-naphthoyl-CoA synthase — MWTTQREFEDIRYETTDNGSIAKITINRPEVRNAFRPKTVAELLKAFDLAHEDPQVGVIILTGEGDMAFCSGGDQKVRGHAGYIGEDGIPRLNVLDLQKKIRSLPKPVVAMVAGFAIGGGHVLHIVCDLTIAADNARFGQTGPKVGSFDGGLGSSYLARIVGQKKAREIWYLCRQYDAQQALDMGLVNTVVPLAELETETLKWCREMLAHSPLALRCLKSALNADCDGQMGLLDLAGNATLLYYMSEEGKEGKQAFIEKRKPDFSKFPRVP; from the coding sequence ATGTGGACCACCCAGCGCGAATTCGAGGACATCCGTTACGAAACGACCGATAACGGCAGCATCGCCAAGATCACGATCAACCGGCCGGAAGTGCGCAACGCCTTCCGCCCGAAGACGGTCGCGGAGCTTCTCAAAGCCTTCGACCTGGCGCATGAGGACCCGCAGGTGGGCGTGATCATCCTCACCGGCGAAGGCGACATGGCCTTCTGCTCCGGCGGCGACCAGAAGGTGCGCGGCCACGCCGGCTACATCGGCGAGGACGGCATCCCCCGTCTCAACGTGCTGGACCTGCAGAAAAAAATCCGCAGCCTGCCGAAGCCCGTGGTGGCCATGGTCGCCGGATTCGCCATCGGTGGCGGGCATGTGCTCCACATCGTCTGTGACCTGACCATCGCCGCGGACAACGCCCGCTTCGGCCAGACCGGCCCGAAGGTCGGTTCGTTCGACGGCGGCCTCGGTTCCAGCTACCTCGCCCGCATCGTCGGCCAGAAAAAAGCCCGCGAAATCTGGTACCTCTGCCGCCAGTATGACGCCCAGCAGGCGCTCGACATGGGACTGGTCAACACCGTCGTCCCACTCGCCGAACTGGAGACGGAGACGCTCAAATGGTGCCGCGAGATGCTCGCCCACTCCCCGCTCGCCCTGCGCTGCCTGAAGTCCGCCCTCAACGCGGACTGCGACGGCCAGATGGGCCTGCTGGATCTCGCCGGAAACGCCACCCTGCTCTACTACATGAGCGAGGAGGGCAAGGAGGGCAAACAGGCCTTCATCGAGAAGCGGAAGCCGGATTTCTCGAAGTTCCCGCGGGTGCCGTAG